Genomic DNA from Solanum pennellii chromosome 3, SPENNV200:
aaaaattatgtttatctACAAAGTGCGCAACTCGCGGAGGggtatattaatttatttaatagtaTGATTTGTTATATTTGATGAACCTacatggatatatatatatatatatatatatgtatattatctCTCTTGTTCATTCATtaatgaaggaatattgattgtattgaagtgttaacctaataagggaatacatgggagatatatataggcgatataggattaaggagtactaatcctaataagactaggattagtacacagtaaatactaatattatttaatactatttatttaatactatctgttattaattaataaaagaaaggaaatggACTCACTATGTTATGTGTCACCAGTACTATCTTGATTTTGTTCCCTCCTTTTAtcatattattcttttatataatttttttatcttatacGTATATTAATTACTAGTCTCTGGGAACATGCATTGCAcgtttatttcaaaatatttaaaacaattcttctatgacaaataataaaatttaaatggcatatatatattattagactttttatgtgctacaaataaaaataaaagcaatacaatagaaaacaaaataacaaGCTCATAAGTTGAGATTAGAAATTCTTGCATATTCGACAGTACTTTTCTGACATATATATAGTACTCTAATTAAAGATAAATACATATTGTAATGAATTAGATTTATTATTcctaattgattttatttgagcaACTACTTAATAGATAAGGTTTCATTcatccttcttcttctgcaATCAGTCATGTACCAACAAAATGTGAAAAGCTCTAATTGAATACTCAAATGAAATATCAAACGGATAAAAAAAGTTACTCACGAATACGTACGAAATAGCTTTAACTTTTCGATCGATGTATTAAAACACCCAATAAAGGGAGTATATAGTTTCGACTTACTAAAAGAGAATGAGAAGTGCTAGCGAGGGGAAATAATAAAGTCTAaatggagagaaaaaaaaggtcCTAATAATAAGTAGAGCATGGAGTTGCCACTGCTAGCAGAGGTGATTTCCTACGAATAGCGACACCACTGGCTTCAGTCATATCCAACTCCTCTGGTTTTGGTAATGAGAAATTGAACTTGTGCACAAGCCTTGCTAATGCTAGCTCAATCACCACAAGAGCAAAAGCAATTCCTGGGCAGCCCCTTCTCCCTGCTCCAAACGGAATCAACTCAAAGTTCAATCCTTTCAAATCAATATTACTATCTAAGAACCTCTCTGGTCTGTACTCCTCCGGATCATCCCATGACAACGGGTCTCTTCCAATTGCCCATGCGTTGATAATAACTTGAGTTTTTGCAGGTATGTGATAGCCTAGTAATTCAATGTCTTCTGTTGATTCTCGAGGAATTAGTAGTGGAATTGGTGGATGAAGCCTGAGAGTCTCTTTGATCACTGCTTTAAGATACTGCATATTTCTCAAGTCATCCTCTGTTATCTCTGTTTTCCCTCCAGCTAATTCTCGCACTTCATCCTCTAATTTTTTCATGACTCTTGGATGCCTCAAGAGCTCTGTCATTATCCACTCTAAAGCTGTATAGGTTGTATCCGTACCAGCAGCAAAATTATCCtacacattaaaaaaaaatcatatatggCAAActgaatttatgaaataacatTAAATGGGTACagtttacataattacattctaTGTGTATAGTTTAGTTTGTTATCTagcttttaatttgtataaaaaaaaattcgatAAAATTTCTACTATATTTTACTTTTCCATTACTGAAagcaaataaattaaactatgcTCTTATTGATTAATTAGTTAGTATAGTTTGTCATCTCATATAATTTTCCCAAAAAGAAGGGAATACACACGACAAAAACTAAAATTGTTATGCTGGATTGTGCGTATATGACTAAGTGGAAGCGTAATCAGCACTGAATATTCTACATCACCAAGTTTTTAATGATGTAACCATACAGTAGTACAAATTATAATCAATGATtcgaaagaatttttttttaaaaaaaaaaacacccatCAACTAGGGAATAAATAGGAGTATGAGAGATGCATAATTACCAAGATGATAGCTTTCAATGAATCCCTTTGAAGAAGAAATCCAGTTTCCTTTCCATTCTGAATTTCCAACAAAACGTCTACGAAGTCTTTAGCTTCACCCGTGCTGTATTCTCCTCTGTTTCTCCTACTAACGTGTTCTTCAATCACACTCTCCAGAAATGTATCCAACTCTTTAGCTACTTTCTCCACTTTGTTGTCCAAACCGTTGATTTTATTGATCCATTCAAGCCATGGAATGTAATCCCCAATGCTAAAAGTACCCAAAAGTTCACCAAATTCATGTAGAACGGCCTTAGCATTCATTCCTCCTTGTCCTTCTTCATTATATTTCCTCCCTAAGGCCACTCTGCTAACTATGTTATTGGTGAGAGAACATAAACAATCTCTTAGATTTATCACTGAACTCGAAGAATTAGAATCACACGCTTGTCTGATTTTTTCAATCATATTCGATGTTTCTTCTTCTCTAGTAACACGATAAGATTGCACTCTTTTGTTGCTGAGAAGGTGAAGCACAGCGATACTTTTAATTTGTCTCCAGTATTCACCATACGGACTAAAGGCCAAATCCTTAGAGCCATAAAAGAGTCTATCAGCGATGCTAGATTTAGGTCTATTTGACCAAACGAGATCACGAGTTTTCATGATATCGCGAGCAGCATCTACAGAGGAAGCAACAATCACTGGCTTGCTGCCAAAGTGAAGTAGCATGAGTGAACCATATTTATTCGATAGTTTATGGAGAGAACGATGAGGAAGCGATCCAAGTTGATGGAGATTGCCTATGATTGGAAGCTTTGTTGGAGAGGGTGGTAACTTATTTGATGTAGAAAAGAAGCATTTATGAaggaagaaaaacaaaggaatTAGAAGAGCATACCAGGTAAGATCCATTATTACTTTGTTTTTTGTCAACTAGGAGATCTACAGTTGAGTGTATAAATGGAAACAAGTACTAGTATAAAAGTATCTCTAATTTGTGTATAAAACGTTAAAGGATAAGCCTCACCACATAAACTAATGGAGACTATTGATTTTGTTCTTGACTAGTACTCCAACTTTAAACACAAATTTTGGTTTAGTTCACACAAAGATAACCATTAGATCTATAACCACAAATTTCGTATGGGTAGGATGCAACCAAGTTCACTACAATCTTCTTTTTTGTCCTCTCTTTTCTATACCACAAAAAGTTTAATGACTTTCAAAACATCACTGAAAATATATAACAAAGTCTCAAGGAACTTTAAGGATAGGATTCTTTTTGccattcaacttttttttaaaggcCGAATTCATAAACAAATCTCTAAACTTGATGGGTTTTTTCCTTCAAGTACCTCAATTAcatcattttcctattgaaaaTATATACCAAAATCACAAGGAGAAGAGGGTCTAAAACATAGTGAAGTAAATATTCCATTAGATTTGTATTAATATCTTGAAAATATAGTTATCTTTTTTGTTAACTTGTTACATTTAATTTGCCTTTATTATGTCAATTTTTATATGGTTGTCAGACCTTCTCTTTTCAAATAATTGAAATGTCTCATACTATTTGCCAATGAAAAATATCATGATTAGGAGGACCAAAGAAGATAAAAGTACTCCACTAGATGAAAATGAAAACATGCGGTCTAAAAATAAGTATAGCGTAGCTTGAACTTTTGGGCGGTTGTATAAAACAGACAGAAAGGGAGATATGGGAGTCAGTACTGGTCCACTTATCACATGTGggtaatattattattagttaCGTACTGGAAGAATTATTTCATGGCATATATTGGTGACAAAGATGTGTGATAAAGCataataaatgatttataaGTACATGGATTCGAGTCATCAAGGAGCTCTTAGCGAGGAATGAAAAAGCTTTTAATAATAAGAAGTTAAGAAGTAGAACATGGAGTAGCCACTGCTAGCAGAGGTGATATCCTACGAATAGTGATGCCACTGCCTTCCGTCATGTCCAATTCCTCCGGTTTTAAGCCTTTGGGTAATGCTAAATTGAACTTGTGCACAATCCTTGCTAATGCTAGCTCAATTACCACAATAGCAAAAGCAATTCCCGGGCAGCCCCTTATCCCTGCTCCAAATGGAATCAACTCAAAGTTTAATCCTTTCAAATCAATATTATTATCTAAGAACCTCTCTGATCGGTACTCCTCTGGATTTTTTCCCATGACAAAAGATCTCTTCCGACTGATCAAGCATTGATAATGACTCCTGTTTTAGCAGGAATTTGATAGCCAAGTAATTTTATGTCTTCGATTGATTCTCGAGGAACTAGTAATGGAATTGGTGGATGAAGCATGAGACTCTCTTTGATTACTGCTTTAAGATAGTGCATATTACCTAAGTCATCCTCTGTTATCTCTGCTTTCCCTTGTGCTAATCCTCGTACTTCATTCTGTAATTTTTCCATGGCTCTTGGATGTCTCAAAAGCTCTGTCATTATCCACTCTAGAGTTGAATATGTTGTATCCGTACCAGCAGCAAATATATCCTATGCATTAACAAGAAACAATATGCTTAGTATGAATTAATGGTATTGTTGGGATCTCTTGATCATTCGCTCATTAACTTTTTGTTACCAAAGTTGGTAAATGCTTTTAAAAGgggaaaaatgaattaatgggTCTTAAAATGACATGGCCCATCTGTAAACATTTTACTTGTTTGCTTTGAAGGAAATACTTTAAACTATTTTTACAACTTATATGAGCATTTGAGGAAAAAATGGATTTACATACAAAATGATACTGAGAAGGAAATCagtaaaaagtcaaaaaaagaagaaaatgaagaacaACACAGGAAGCAGAATTGAGGAGAGAAATCTAGAATTgggtatatttgaaaaggcaAAATATGTCTGTAATCCAATTTGTAAGtgtaaataataaacaattaagtttatactatataattaaaaaaattaatatgtacATCCTGCTTAGCTTATTATGTCACATAAAACacttttttataatttacaTACCAAGTTAAAATCTAAGGGAGCAACTGCAATTAATTATTTGCATTATTGCACGACACAAAAGATAACCCAAACGAACTTTAACCACAAATTTTGTTTGGTAGGGTCACGGGCGGCTCAATACATTTTCAGATTGAAATTTTAATGGTCAAATTCATCGATAGTCTCCTGAAGTGGGCATCAAATTTCATGTAGATATCTTAACAGAACAATGTTCATTCTAAACACTTCATGTAGGGTTTCGTTATGTCATTTTGACGCTTTTTACTAACATGTCAAAGTGAGTATATACACTCAACAATAGTGCGTGAAAAGCtcaatttaaccaattttttattttattttctcttcttcttcttcagtttTCAAGTCACCACCTCCCACTATTTTTTCAAGCTTAAAATCCAACAGTGGAGgtcaaatttttaattcaaattcatttttaagtcatttttttcttcttcattgtatTACTTTTATAAATTTACCATCACCTCCCTCTACCTTTTTTGCTGGATAAATAGATATCAACActcatatttcatatttgatcattccttcttctcttcccccaaaacaacactaaaaaaatatagttaaaaaaaaaagaaaaaagcacAAAAGAGATATAAAGTGTGTGAAATAAGACGATTTCTCATTCCACCTTTTCCGCTAACAAGATGGATATGAATActcatattttataatttttctttctttctcgcCTTGTCTCCctcctccttctctctttttctctcaaAAATAACACTAAGATAGAAAGGTAAAAGAatctaaaacaattttaaagagcaaattaagaaaaatgttgGGTATAGTTGAGAAGATAACTATTATGGGGAGCAAGgggttaaattgattttttagaataatatttttattttagttattaaatagatttttaaataattttaaacttagAATAACACgtgtaattatttaattcataGTTTGCCACGTCATCAATGAATGTATTACACTCTTCTTCagcttttttttaattgtaaaaaaaGTGTCAAAAGAATATAACGAGACTCTACTAAGGAGTGTCTAAAATGAAAATGGCAAAGTTGAGATATACATCAAGGAGGTAGGACCAAGATccctttaaattaaaaacaactCCGGAAGTGTGGCCAACTAGAGAAATAGATAACCTCAAAATAAGGTATCACGTCGTTCATTAATACTGATACttgggaaatatattttaaaaattttgaagaaacattATTTGCGTGGTGTATGTTGGACGCAGCCCACCTTGTGCTAGTATCATGCTAAAATATCAAGATGAAAGACAACTTCCAAAGGCACTACTACATACAACATAAGAAATCAAATGCGTGGAGTTGCAATGACTAAGAGAGGGAACTTTCGTCTGACTGTGATTCCAAGAGCTTCATCCACATCCAAATCTTCCGCTTTTATTCCATTTGGTAGcgaaaattcaaaatgaaaCAACATTCTTGCCAATGCCAATTCATTCACAATCTTAGCGAATGTGATTCCAGGACAACCTCTTCTGCCTGCACCAAATGGAATTAACTCGAAATGTAATCCTTTGTAATCAACACAACTATCCAAAAACCTTTCTGGTTGAAACTCCTCTGGATTTTCCCATATGGTTGGATCCCTAGAGATAGCCCATGGACAAACAAAGACTTGAGTTCCAGCAGCAACGTCGTAGCCCAATACTTTGGTGTCCTTAATTGCTTCTCGAGGAAGCAATGGCACCGGAGAATGAAGCCGTAAACTCTCTTTCATTACTGCATTTAAATAAGGCATGTGTTCCAAATCGTCCTCTGTTACGTCTGATTTCCCTTGAGTTACTTGCCTCACCTCATCTCTTAATTTTCGTAACGTATTTGGATTTCTGATGAGTTCATTCATTGTCCATTCTAAAAGAGTGGAGGTTGTATCTGTTCCTGCAGAAAACATATCCATGATAATAGCTTTAATCGAATCCATCTCAACGTTAAAACCGGATTTGTTTTCTTTCTGAACTTGGAGCAATATATCCACAAAGTCTGCTGATCCTTCCTCTTTCTCATCCGTTTTGATCTTCTCCTTGTGTTCCTCAATTACGCCTTCCAAAAATGCACTAAACTCCTCAGCTACTTTGTCCACTTTCGCATTTAAACCGTTGAAATGATTCACCCACGCAAGCCATGGCATGTAATCGCCGATGTTAAAAACACCCAATAATTCAACAAACTCTAACAGCAATGATTTGAATTTTCTCCCTTCTTCCCCATCACAATACTTCCTTCCTAACGCCACTCTGCAAAGCACGTCGTTCGTCATGCTCACAAACAGATCTGTCAAATCAACAACTTGTGAATTGTCAATTGAGTGGTTAATCTTTCGGAGAAGAAGAGAAGTCTCTTCTTCCCTAATTttactaaaggattgaactctttTGTTGTTCAAAAGCTGAAGCATACAAACACTTCTGGCGTTCCTCCAGTAATCACCATATGGAGTGAAGGCCACGTCTTTTGGGCCGAAAAAAAGCTTGCTGGGAATAATTGACTTGGGCTTGTTAGCAAAACCCAGATCCTGAGTTTTCATGATGTGGGAAGCTGCTTCGGCTGAGGAAGCGATTAATACAGGGACGCTACCGAACTGAAGCATCATCATTGGGCCATATTCATTCGTTAATTTTTGGAGAGAGCGGTGTGGTTGTTGCCCCAATTGGTGAAAGTTTCCGATCAATGGAAGCTTTGGAGGAGATGGAGGaagattttttttggattttttgaaTGAAAGCTGAAAAAACGAGAGCAGAATAAATCCCAAGAAAATTAAGAATGGAAAAACTGCAAATAAGGAAATCATTTTCCTTTCGATTtcaattagttttataaaatagaagaaatattgTTGAAATCTGCATATTTGAAAACTGGGGAGTTGTTCTCCTTTTATAGATTTTCATTAAACACAactactattattttattttattttattttagaacttAGAAGCGACAATTTTGAAACTCAGTGGAAAGAGGTAACACAACTATCAAagataaaatatgtaattttatactgataaaaatattttaataaaatagcaagagaaacaaataattctaaaaatagaaGTGAATAATAATCAAGGATAAACatgtaatttcatattttaaaaaatctatcaagaataataacaagaaactaaaaagttttaaaaatatctttgattaatatttttttatcaactcaTTTTATTATCacttcacctttttttttatgagttaCTATGATATCTATTCATTACTCTATTAactattactttaattaattcctaatactttatatttattatgctTTCTAAAAATGCTTACTTTAAACCCTTGAGCGTAACATAATTTGAACATAAAAGAAGATACTTATACTCAAACTTCTCTATAACGGTGTCATTAAGATATTCTTTCATTATTATATAACAACacattgttttaaaaaaaaaacatgtatcccttgtttattttatatttctttttttaattacttgtccattttgacaaattaagaaaaaataaattatttttatctattatatccttaattaattactttaataaagttagaacttcttgaaaattttaaatttttaattcatccacttcataattaatagaaataaaataataaactatcaTGTCAATAATATTAGTACTTATTTAAAAGATGtatcaattaaaaaatgaataacttaTTTAATAGATGTGTCAATTTAAAAATGACAACTAATTAAGTAGCGAGggaataataggaaaataaaagaCCTAACGGATTGTTGTCACATCACTTAATTCAAGTTTCAGAATTGGCGATTTGATTTTCTGAAAGTCGACTTATTTGAAGTTCCACGACTAATACTAGCTAGATTAATAGCGAAAGAAATAAGGGGATTTGTTAAAgctcatataataaaatttatctttttatttttttttattgatgtgAGATTTTTTAACGAATTTGACTTTGATAACATTTAAAGATATGATATCTGAATCTAACTCAACTTTAAAAGTTAGCTAATGaaggaaagtttgtccaaatccatataaggaaatcaattttttatcaCTCGACCACCCCACCGATATAGAGCTTTTTAGCCATATTTATATGATCTTCAATTCCAGTATGTGGACTTTGCTCTTTCGTGTGAATTGTGATCGTCCCTTTGGTCTTATTAACAGTTTCTGATTGGAAATTTGACTCTTTTTggatgtttttttctttaatatccTTGGTCACATGTATCACGGggtataattttttatcctttGTACAAGAAATGGGTTCACATTTTACTCAATTTTGTCAAATTTACAGTACATTTTGGACTAATTTCTAGGTTAGGATACATTCTAGTTATTCAATCACAGAGACACCCAGTACCCTCGGGCATCCGCACTAGTCCTGCTTCCTTTATTATTTTCTACTATTATATGTTTGTTTGAATTGATAATAGGTTATCAACATGGTTGTGGTACATTAGtggactattttatttttaattagaatctCGGGCTCGAGCTCTAATATGGAGAAAATGTTGTTGAGAGTGTCACCCCGAATCAATTTTGCAATacataattcaaatttagtcGAAACTCCAATACAGACTTCGAACATCAAATGAGAAAAAACCcgataaaagttaaaatttcatGACTTTCTTTATGGATTGTATTCGTCAACTCAAATTTAAGTGACATTTTCTAATCTTTGTATCTGAAGGGAGTTGTGCACTCCTGAATTACTATTTGCTCTGTTGAATTTGTCGACTTAGCATACATGGGGGTATGTAGGGGTTATCGGGTTCACGTGAACTCATGCTTCCTTTTGaagatcatatatataatagttttatatttttttaaataatataaatatagatgTGTATATCTACACTCGAAATATCATATATGTAaaagtatgtatatatatatagagagagagtaTCATTAAGGTTGATTATTCAGAAATTATTCATTAGTATAGTATCATTGACTATATAGTAATTTCTGAACAAAAAACCTTAATGATACCAAtacgttatatatatatataacgtattaaataagtaaaattattagtcttaataatacaaatacaatgtataatattgatttaatatcaattaagcaAAATAAGCTAGGGACTATATAGTGTAATTATTTAGtgggataaaaaaaattaaaaaggtatatatttataattattttgctttCATGGAGATTTGGGATCCGactccttttattttttctaaatttcccAAATTGCTAGTTAGATGTATGACAGTTATATATtattgggaaaagggtctgatatacccctcaactttgtcatttagagctgatataccccttgttatgaaagtggctcatatatacccctacttgtaaacaaatggctcatatatacccctacttgtaaacaaatggctcacatatacccttttcctctaacggaaatgaaaaaaataataattttaatctaaatttttattatttttttctaaaaaattataatcccatatgagtaaatttaatcctcgtcaaacatattattttttgactttttttggtttcaatgactaatttataattattattttgataatcaaatttatttatgtttcactaatatttttgtaaaacttattgtagatgatcaaattttttcttcgaatatgaaattaaattacaatacacacacaaaaaaatagtttaatattttattctttaaactaaggaatgaaagaaaaaaataaaataagaataagaaattcaaataattataataaaagaagtcaaaaaataatttatgtatgaaaaaaattaaaatataccttgaactttgatagaagaatcatatatacccctaaataattttaaaaaaaaaattagaagtaataaatataaatttaaaactaattttttaacttccgttaaatgaagggtatatgtgagccattttgtaacggcaggggtatatatgagccgtTTGTGTAACgttaagggcatatatgagccacttttgtaacgaggggtatatcagctccaaatgacaaagttgaggggtatatcagacccttttccctatattATTTACAAATGTCTAGCCGTGAATTGACCGGTGTGATGAGGGAGTATAATTTGAATCAAAGTAGAGTATATATTAACGAAAATTGAGACTGAGGGAGTCTACTTTGCATCAAATAGAGAGtatattaactaataaaaaagtGGCGCCACCAAGGCAGACTTTCTAGttatagaaaaacaaaaaatattttaatttaatgatgGGTCATGACTTGACTCACTGGTGGCGTACATATATAATCAGTTCTGTCAAATTGTATTTGTTTATTAAGATGGCCACATCTATATGCATGCATTTTTCTGGTAAATGCAGACttcatttaatttgtttatcGTCAGTTTATTGGCATATAGACTAACCAAATTGCTTTAATTAACTAGTAAGTTAGAGCAGAGCTAGGTAAAATCAATAGATTTATTGAAATCTCTTTTGATGAAAAACTACATTATTTATATCTAgcaaaaattatttcttattcttatttctcAAGGTGATTTGAACAAAAAAACTCAACAcatcaactatatatatatataaatatatatataaggcaATGCCAAAGCCCCACCATCGGTGGTTGTAAGAAAATATATCTTAGATATGTTAAATCTTCTTGACtttttcatgtatttatttcttcatatttcaaATCTCCTTATTAGTGAAAATTTTGACTATATTACTATCTACAAGACAAGTATTAAAGCACgataacctttttttttctgatttaaaaaatgataatctACCTTATGAAAGCTTGCATAAGACAACCTTAATTA
This window encodes:
- the LOC107014727 gene encoding cytochrome P450 71A3-like, producing MDLTWYALLIPLFFFLHKCFFSTSNKLPPSPTKLPIIGNLHQLGSLPHRSLHKLSNKYGSLMLLHFGSKPVIVASSVDAARDIMKTRDLVWSNRPKSSIADRLFYGSKDLAFSPYGEYWRQIKSIAVLHLLSNKRVQSYRVTREEETSNMIEKIRQACDSNSSSSVINLRDCLCSLTNNIVSRVALGRKYNEEGQGGMNAKAVLHEFGELLGTFSIGDYIPWLEWINKINGLDNKVEKVAKELDTFLESVIEEHVSRRNRGEYSTGEAKDFVDVLLEIQNGKETGFLLQRDSLKAIILDNFAAGTDTTYTALEWIMTELLRHPRVMKKLEDEVRELAGGKTEITEDDLRNMQYLKAVIKETLRLHPPIPLLIPRESTEDIELLGYHIPAKTQVIINAWAIGRDPLSWDDPEEYRPERFLDSNIDLKGLNFELIPFGAGRRGCPGIAFALVVIELALARLVHKFNFSLPKPEELDMTEASGVAIRRKSPLLAVATPCSTYY
- the LOC107014728 gene encoding cytochrome P450 71A6-like, encoding MISLFAVFPFLIFLGFILLSFFQLSFKKSKKNLPPSPPKLPLIGNFHQLGQQPHRSLQKLTNEYGPMMMLQFGSVPVLIASSAEAASHIMKTQDLGFANKPKSIIPSKLFFGPKDVAFTPYGDYWRNARSVCMLQLLNNKRVQSFSKIREEETSLLLRKINHSIDNSQVVDLTDLFVSMTNDVLCRVALGRKYCDGEEGRKFKSLLLEFVELLGVFNIGDYMPWLAWVNHFNGLNAKVDKVAEEFSAFLEGVIEEHKEKIKTDEKEEGSADFVDILLQVQKENKSGFNVEMDSIKAIIMDMFSAGTDTTSTLLEWTMNELIRNPNTLRKLRDEVRQVTQGKSDVTEDDLEHMPYLNAVMKESLRLHSPVPLLPREAIKDTKVLGYDVAAGTQVFVCPWAISRDPTIWENPEEFQPERFLDSCVDYKGLHFELIPFGAGRRGCPGITFAKIVNELALARMLFHFEFSLPNGIKAEDLDVDEALGITVRRKFPLLVIATPRI